From a single Ignavibacteria bacterium genomic region:
- a CDS encoding DUF2085 domain-containing protein has product MFLLLAVSFLPFYTGDLKFIYPFTKSLYSRICHGLESRCFHIDGFPLHLCARCLGIYSGLFMGSTTALFIRKRYEGFLSRYFLLIAFIPIGTSKLLEWTGIIEYSLWGALFSGFLSGYILFLYISNRFLFNYQYRVNG; this is encoded by the coding sequence TTGTTCCTGCTTCTTGCTGTGTCATTTTTACCTTTTTATACAGGTGATCTAAAATTCATCTACCCCTTTACAAAGTCGCTCTATTCGAGAATTTGTCACGGCTTGGAAAGCCGTTGTTTTCACATCGATGGCTTTCCACTTCATCTGTGTGCAAGATGCCTCGGCATCTATTCCGGTCTGTTTATGGGCAGTACCACAGCTCTTTTCATCCGGAAAAGATATGAAGGGTTTTTGAGCAGATATTTTTTACTGATCGCATTCATCCCAATAGGCACAAGCAAGCTTCTCGAATGGACCGGCATAATCGAGTATTCTCTTTGGGGTGCATTATTTTCGGGATTTCTAAGCGGTTACATTCTCTTTTTATATATTTCAAATCGGTTTTTATTTAATTATCAATACAGAGTTAATGGTTAA